One genomic segment of Paenibacillus xylanexedens includes these proteins:
- a CDS encoding class I SAM-dependent methyltransferase, translated as MLQHLHARLVCSSCKGVLVQSEALLQCCSCDAVYTNDDRYVSMLDRREQFVHPSEWNRKEAEIRDYSEISHSLALSGIGRFATFLNYGYVPHGNEQHAVIEPDDAWNRNSVKLLLETVGRTAIRERQVIDIGCGRGGNIAALSKYFKPLSIVGLDICPANIAYCNAKSRGGESLYLVGDAENIPFADESFDVVLNIESAHAYPNRSRFYEEVYRIMRVGGVFLYTELMLGDQVAQNIRLLEEAGLSVIRNQDVTSNVLLSCDESAKQRTGTQGIASNAKASTNIGDINEFIALPGSKKYEEMKAGTRQYRMMNLVKR; from the coding sequence ATGCTACAACATTTACATGCAAGGTTGGTATGCTCCAGCTGCAAGGGCGTGCTGGTCCAGTCGGAGGCATTGCTGCAATGCTGCAGCTGCGATGCGGTATATACGAACGATGACCGTTATGTATCGATGCTCGACCGGCGTGAGCAGTTTGTCCACCCTTCCGAATGGAACCGGAAAGAGGCTGAAATTCGGGATTATAGCGAGATTTCGCACTCTCTTGCGCTGTCCGGTATAGGCCGATTCGCCACCTTCTTAAATTATGGTTACGTCCCGCACGGGAATGAGCAACATGCGGTGATCGAGCCCGACGATGCATGGAATAGAAACTCGGTCAAGCTGCTGCTTGAGACAGTGGGCAGGACGGCGATTCGGGAGCGGCAGGTGATCGACATCGGATGCGGCAGGGGAGGGAACATAGCAGCTCTGTCTAAATATTTCAAGCCGCTGTCTATTGTCGGTCTCGACATCTGCCCGGCGAATATTGCCTACTGCAATGCCAAATCCCGAGGGGGTGAATCTTTGTATCTCGTCGGCGATGCGGAGAATATACCGTTTGCAGACGAGAGCTTCGATGTGGTGTTAAATATAGAATCCGCACATGCCTATCCAAACCGATCACGATTCTATGAAGAGGTGTACCGGATAATGAGAGTTGGCGGCGTATTTCTGTATACGGAGCTGATGCTGGGAGATCAGGTAGCGCAGAACATCAGGCTGTTAGAGGAAGCAGGCCTGTCTGTAATCCGCAATCAGGATGTGACTTCGAATGTTCTTCTATCATGCGATGAGAGTGCGAAGCAGCGTACTGGCACACAAGGGATTGCGAGCAACGCCAAAGCGAGCACGAATATTGGAGATATCAATGAATTCATCGCATTGCCCGGCTCGAAGAAATATGAAGAGATGAAGGCTGGAACGCGACAATACCGTATGATGAACCTTGTTAAGAGGTAA
- a CDS encoding radical SAM/SPASM domain-containing protein, producing the protein MNPKSEIKRSPKDLQILKRTIKNTVETKRNMEKIAGYATPLPESVGIKLTNQCNLRCKHCYQWNDTGYHHFMTPEQQREQLDYGLLEKLILETEPAKSRLYIWGGEPLVYSHFDRLADLLEAHPRETTICTNAMLIERKLDALLRISDNLELLIALDGFEEENDALRGKGVFNKAIDAIRMLVELRKENRFRGKITIHTVVNDGMTDKLYDLLDFLEDVGVDMVMVCFPWYISDECTQGMDDYFDQKFDFLPASEHKGERSWHAFNYKLDPERIPALMSELDRVNNRVWKMRLRYQPNLDYDQIEDFVLGKEVRSKGTMNKKCLALSNRMDITPDGTIVACKFFKEFEIGKLNEASVQELWHGMTYRRIREMMDERLTPACSKCSVLHLHGV; encoded by the coding sequence ATGAATCCGAAATCAGAGATTAAACGTTCCCCAAAGGATTTGCAAATATTGAAACGTACTATCAAGAATACGGTGGAAACCAAGCGGAACATGGAGAAAATAGCGGGTTACGCGACACCGTTGCCAGAGTCGGTCGGGATTAAACTGACGAACCAATGCAACTTGCGCTGCAAGCATTGCTATCAATGGAACGACACCGGCTACCATCACTTTATGACACCGGAGCAGCAGCGGGAACAGCTCGACTACGGGCTGCTGGAGAAGCTGATCCTTGAGACGGAACCTGCCAAGTCGAGACTCTATATCTGGGGCGGCGAGCCGCTCGTATACAGCCATTTCGACCGTTTGGCCGATTTGCTTGAAGCCCATCCTCGCGAGACGACGATCTGCACGAACGCGATGCTGATCGAGCGAAAGCTGGACGCCTTGCTGAGAATCTCCGACAATCTGGAGCTGCTCATTGCACTTGATGGATTCGAAGAAGAGAATGATGCGCTTCGCGGCAAAGGGGTATTCAACAAGGCGATAGATGCTATTCGGATGCTAGTCGAGCTGCGCAAGGAAAACCGATTCAGGGGCAAAATTACGATCCATACCGTCGTTAACGATGGTATGACCGACAAGCTTTACGATCTGCTGGACTTTCTGGAGGACGTCGGTGTAGATATGGTCATGGTCTGCTTCCCGTGGTACATCTCGGACGAATGCACGCAGGGAATGGACGATTACTTTGACCAGAAGTTCGACTTCCTTCCGGCGAGCGAGCACAAGGGCGAACGAAGCTGGCACGCCTTTAACTACAAGCTCGATCCGGAGCGTATCCCTGCTTTGATGAGCGAGTTGGACCGGGTGAATAATCGGGTCTGGAAAATGCGTTTACGCTACCAGCCGAATCTGGATTATGACCAGATCGAAGATTTCGTGCTCGGCAAAGAGGTGAGGAGTAAAGGTACGATGAACAAGAAGTGCCTGGCTCTCTCGAACCGGATGGATATTACGCCCGATGGAACGATTGTTGCATGCAAATTTTTTAAGGAGTTCGAGATCGGCAAATTAAATGAAGCGTCCGTACAGGAATTATGGCACGGCATGACCTACAGAAGGATAAGGGAAATGATGGATGAACGACTGACACCGGCATGTTCCAAGTGCAGTGTCTTGCATTTGCACGGTGTTTAA
- a CDS encoding NAD-dependent epimerase/dehydratase family protein, producing MGIIIFIVLTGVAGFIGSNLAERLLREGHTVIGVDNFLTGSTVNIDNLLRSPNFKFIEHDVIYPLAIEGPVDWVMHFASPASPPKYLSYPIETMRVNSEGTMHLLYLAKEKQAAFFLASTSEIYGNPTVHPQPETYYGNVNSVGARSCYNEAKRYAEAITYWMNRKYGIPVRVIRIFNTFGPKMDLNDGRVITNFINEIMSKQNLTIYGDGRQTRSFQYIDDLLEGIVRLLSTTYEQPVNLGNPEEVTILEVAQILKELMKSNAQLEFLPLPEDDPRRRKPDITISRTIMDWEPAISLHDALARTIHYYQGQYIH from the coding sequence GTGGGGATCATAATATTCATTGTATTAACAGGAGTCGCAGGCTTCATCGGTTCCAACCTTGCCGAGAGGCTGCTGCGGGAAGGCCATACCGTTATCGGCGTCGATAATTTTCTGACCGGGTCTACTGTCAACATAGACAATCTCTTACGGTCGCCCAATTTCAAGTTTATCGAGCATGACGTCATTTATCCGCTCGCAATTGAAGGCCCTGTCGATTGGGTGATGCATTTTGCAAGTCCTGCCAGTCCGCCTAAATATTTGTCCTATCCGATCGAAACGATGAGGGTCAACAGCGAAGGGACGATGCATCTGCTGTATCTGGCCAAAGAAAAGCAGGCTGCTTTCTTCTTGGCTTCAACAAGCGAGATCTACGGTAACCCAACTGTTCACCCTCAGCCGGAGACCTACTATGGCAACGTAAATTCGGTTGGAGCAAGAAGCTGCTACAACGAAGCGAAGCGGTATGCAGAGGCGATCACCTACTGGATGAACAGGAAATACGGTATACCGGTAAGGGTCATTCGGATCTTCAATACATTCGGCCCGAAGATGGATTTAAATGACGGACGCGTCATTACCAATTTCATTAATGAAATCATGTCTAAGCAAAACCTTACGATTTATGGCGACGGCAGACAGACGAGGAGCTTTCAGTATATCGACGATTTGCTGGAAGGGATTGTGAGACTGCTGAGCACCACGTATGAACAGCCAGTCAATTTGGGGAATCCGGAGGAAGTCACCATACTTGAAGTCGCCCAAATATTGAAGGAGCTAATGAAGTCCAACGCGCAGTTAGAGTTTCTCCCGCTGCCGGAAGACGATCCAAGGAGAAGGAAGCCGGATATTACCATTTCAAGGACGATTATGGACTGGGAACCGGCGATCAGTTTGCATGATGCACTCGCTAGAACGATCCATTATTACCAGGGTCAATATATCCATTAA
- a CDS encoding acyl carrier protein, giving the protein MQEQIIAMICEIKEDAQLANSLNEHSNIMEDGGLDSLQLITFVLQVEERFGIEIDFEQFDFNLMESVTTFCNYISELQKTAPV; this is encoded by the coding sequence ATGCAAGAACAGATCATAGCGATGATATGCGAAATCAAGGAAGACGCCCAACTGGCAAACAGTTTGAACGAGCATTCGAACATCATGGAAGACGGGGGATTGGACTCTTTACAGCTAATTACTTTTGTACTACAGGTGGAAGAGCGTTTCGGTATTGAAATCGATTTTGAACAATTCGACTTCAATCTTATGGAGTCGGTCACGACCTTCTGCAATTATATCTCGGAGCTGCAGAAAACAGCGCCTGTATGA
- a CDS encoding radical SAM protein, translating to MSVNKLSIAQDKTKTSYPRWIVMQLLEECNLRCKMCYEWGLEGPYKSKKTLAHLDPDLIKKIIVECSPGKPYYDFFGGEPLMYPWLSDILAMINHYGSKADFPTNGTLLEQHAEMLVETAPNKIWMSLDGPEEINDKQRGKGVFKKVIKGIEKLYELRESKGKQFPKMGVSFIITPLNYMYVEEFFFKHIDLSMLDHISMEVQLYATEEQYAQYVEVLSDKFDVHEAPYAKGMVWRDTSSFSQIDIPELTRQLNNVKAYCLKNSIHVITYPKTIDEQNLSNYFSGQFHQMADKRNRCSLPWVYAEITARGDVSPCHAFYDLTFGNVNEESLLDIWSSDKYKDYRAYMKKNMFPICTACSRYYIY from the coding sequence ATGAGCGTAAACAAATTGAGTATCGCCCAAGATAAGACAAAGACAAGCTATCCGAGATGGATCGTCATGCAGCTGTTGGAGGAGTGTAATTTACGATGCAAGATGTGCTATGAGTGGGGACTCGAAGGTCCCTACAAAAGCAAAAAAACGTTAGCGCATCTGGATCCGGATCTCATTAAAAAGATCATCGTCGAGTGCAGCCCGGGCAAGCCGTATTACGATTTCTTCGGCGGCGAGCCGCTGATGTACCCTTGGCTGAGCGACATTCTCGCCATGATCAATCACTATGGAAGTAAAGCGGACTTCCCCACGAACGGCACATTGCTTGAGCAGCATGCCGAGATGCTTGTCGAGACTGCTCCAAATAAGATCTGGATGTCGCTCGACGGCCCTGAGGAAATCAACGATAAGCAGAGAGGCAAAGGCGTATTCAAGAAAGTAATCAAGGGGATCGAGAAGCTTTATGAGCTTCGGGAAAGCAAGGGCAAGCAATTTCCGAAAATGGGTGTATCCTTTATCATTACGCCCTTGAACTATATGTACGTTGAGGAATTTTTCTTTAAGCATATCGACTTGTCAATGTTGGACCATATCAGCATGGAAGTGCAACTCTATGCAACGGAAGAGCAGTATGCCCAATATGTGGAGGTTCTTAGTGACAAATTCGACGTTCATGAAGCTCCTTATGCCAAGGGGATGGTGTGGCGTGACACCAGTTCGTTCAGCCAGATCGATATTCCGGAATTGACGAGACAGCTCAATAATGTTAAAGCGTATTGCTTGAAAAACAGCATCCATGTGATCACCTATCCGAAGACGATAGATGAACAAAATTTGAGCAACTATTTCTCGGGGCAATTCCATCAGATGGCTGATAAACGGAATCGGTGCTCCCTTCCATGGGTTTATGCGGAGATTACGGCAAGGGGCGACGTTTCTCCCTGCCATGCCTTCTATGATCTGACCTTTGGCAACGTGAACGAAGAGAGTTTGCTGGATATCTGGAGTAGTGACAAGTACAAAGATTATCGCGCGTATATGAAAAAAAATATGTTTCCGATTTGTACGGCTTGTTCAAGGTATTATATCTATTGA
- a CDS encoding ketopantoate reductase family protein codes for MRILFFGRGVISTQYAWAFEKAGHTVEFYVRKGRKETFGSHIALEMWDARRAKRLIKENWKVKLHEEISPNYDLIIASVNTKQLPEAAQLLSTTAGNIPILIFNNIWQDLKSSILPLSMNNVVFGFPGAGGGIEDNKLRGGFLKTIFLEKPRVGTEQINNKVKELFESAHFKINWIKDMQSWLWNHFAVNAAMETEVLKRGSFPALMNHRDSFANVGKNMREMAPVLKARGAKMDAITLLLTKIPSALLGTLFNKVIFAKGSLPRLFIEYNNSKAGFAVLEVVREAKKLGIPSPRLTAAFANTEQQHKAIEKG; via the coding sequence ATGAGAATTTTATTTTTCGGTAGAGGTGTAATATCGACCCAATACGCGTGGGCTTTCGAAAAGGCAGGCCACACCGTTGAGTTTTACGTTAGAAAAGGGAGAAAAGAAACCTTCGGAAGTCATATAGCTCTTGAAATGTGGGACGCACGAAGAGCGAAACGGTTAATCAAGGAAAACTGGAAAGTCAAGCTGCATGAGGAGATAAGCCCAAATTACGATCTTATTATTGCGAGTGTCAACACGAAACAACTTCCCGAAGCAGCACAATTACTATCGACTACCGCGGGTAACATCCCGATCCTTATTTTCAATAATATTTGGCAGGATTTAAAATCATCGATCTTGCCCTTGTCTATGAACAATGTTGTCTTTGGTTTCCCAGGAGCAGGAGGCGGCATTGAGGACAATAAGCTTAGGGGCGGCTTCTTAAAAACGATATTTCTGGAAAAACCACGTGTAGGCACGGAACAGATAAACAACAAGGTCAAAGAACTATTTGAAAGCGCCCATTTTAAAATCAATTGGATAAAGGATATGCAAAGCTGGCTATGGAATCACTTTGCCGTGAATGCGGCGATGGAGACCGAGGTGTTAAAACGGGGAAGTTTTCCAGCACTTATGAATCATCGTGACTCATTCGCAAATGTTGGTAAGAATATGCGGGAAATGGCACCTGTACTTAAAGCAAGAGGCGCAAAGATGGACGCGATTACTCTACTGTTGACCAAAATTCCATCAGCACTTCTCGGCACGCTGTTTAACAAGGTTATTTTTGCAAAGGGCAGCTTACCGCGACTTTTCATTGAATACAACAATAGTAAAGCCGGTTTTGCAGTACTTGAAGTTGTGAGAGAAGCAAAAAAGTTAGGTATACCTTCACCACGTCTTACTGCGGCATTTGCAAACACTGAGCAACAACACAAAGCTATTGAAAAAGGATAA
- a CDS encoding ABC transporter permease, with protein MSISLTEFRKHVRMFFIFAKNSLVGYMEYKANFYSGLIMETVFLFSKLIYILFVFQLGIEINGISPDQMLIFTGTYTIMIAIYTGLFMDNFYRFAGHIRNGTLDLYMTKPLSLQFMISFRHVNFAFPIPNLIAGITMIVLAWRRLDIEPSLIHVAGYIGVILSSTIVTYSVLLLPQILAFWTVKSGSIFEILDKCWDLNNMPMYIYPKWLRRIGLYVVPILFITNMPSVYLIDRLDLFLGIWIFVAPVISLLVVRLFWKLAVKRYESASS; from the coding sequence GTGAGTATCAGCTTGACGGAGTTTCGGAAGCATGTACGTATGTTCTTTATTTTCGCAAAGAACAGCTTGGTCGGTTACATGGAATACAAAGCGAATTTCTACTCCGGTTTGATCATGGAGACCGTATTTCTGTTTTCCAAGCTGATCTATATCTTGTTCGTTTTCCAGCTCGGGATCGAAATCAATGGCATTTCTCCTGACCAGATGTTGATCTTCACGGGGACCTATACGATTATGATCGCAATCTATACAGGACTGTTTATGGATAACTTTTATAGATTCGCCGGCCATATCCGCAACGGGACGCTGGACTTGTATATGACGAAGCCGCTATCACTGCAGTTCATGATTTCATTCCGGCATGTTAACTTCGCGTTTCCGATCCCGAACCTGATCGCCGGGATCACGATGATTGTACTGGCTTGGCGGCGTCTTGACATCGAGCCAAGCTTGATCCACGTGGCCGGATATATCGGCGTGATCTTGAGTAGCACGATCGTCACCTATTCGGTGCTTCTACTTCCGCAAATCCTTGCCTTCTGGACGGTGAAGTCCGGTTCGATCTTCGAAATACTCGACAAATGTTGGGATTTGAACAATATGCCGATGTACATATACCCCAAATGGCTGCGGAGAATAGGGCTGTATGTTGTGCCGATCTTGTTCATCACCAACATGCCGTCGGTTTATTTGATCGATCGATTGGACTTGTTCCTTGGGATATGGATTTTTGTAGCTCCCGTTATATCGCTTCTAGTGGTCAGGCTGTTCTGGAAGCTGGCCGTCAAACGCTATGAAAGCGCCAGCAGTTAG
- a CDS encoding FkbM family methyltransferase, producing MSKTEHERHPLQTEAITKKRLHNGIEIYQNNEGETEFLYNEIFHKEMYFKHGITLPDHGTVLDVGANIGMFSLYVSSKSDCRVYAFEPLPPTFKLLKMNTSSLPRVTTVNVGLSNEIKEAEFAYFPTMSTDSVQIKYRENHDQDLRYGLINHYEDNFADRRMLNRFVDHLMSPKLLNEQIYRCKLTTISEMIRFYDLNQIDLLKIDVEKSEFEVLEGIEPEDWGKIRQIVMEVHGLDGEQISRLENIFQTNGFYAVIDYYEDLNIPNYYNVYALNQMHTSAG from the coding sequence ATGAGCAAGACGGAGCATGAGCGTCATCCATTGCAGACAGAGGCCATTACAAAGAAACGGCTGCACAACGGGATTGAAATCTATCAAAACAACGAAGGAGAGACCGAGTTTCTCTACAACGAGATTTTCCACAAGGAGATGTATTTCAAGCACGGTATTACGCTTCCGGATCATGGCACGGTCCTGGACGTCGGGGCTAATATCGGCATGTTCAGCCTATATGTCAGCAGCAAGAGCGACTGCAGGGTGTATGCCTTTGAGCCACTGCCTCCGACGTTTAAACTCTTGAAGATGAATACGAGCTCGCTGCCTCGCGTAACGACGGTTAACGTCGGGCTTTCCAATGAGATCAAGGAAGCGGAGTTTGCCTATTTTCCTACGATGTCCACGGACTCTGTCCAGATCAAATACAGGGAGAACCACGATCAAGATCTCCGATACGGGTTAATCAACCATTACGAAGATAATTTCGCTGACCGGCGAATGCTAAACCGCTTTGTCGATCATCTTATGTCGCCGAAGCTTCTGAATGAACAAATCTATCGTTGCAAGCTAACTACGATCTCCGAAATGATCCGTTTTTATGATCTGAACCAAATTGATCTTCTCAAAATCGACGTGGAAAAAAGTGAGTTCGAGGTGCTGGAAGGAATCGAACCGGAAGATTGGGGCAAAATCAGGCAAATTGTAATGGAGGTACACGGACTGGACGGAGAGCAGATCAGCAGGCTCGAGAACATCTTCCAAACCAACGGCTTCTATGCCGTGATCGATTACTACGAAGATTTGAATATCCCAAATTACTATAATGTGTACGCGTTGAATCAAATGCATACGTCGGCTGGGTGA
- a CDS encoding ABC transporter permease — protein MKALQKYKRTYILALQNAMEYRTDFFMSIISGGFIILVQCFLWTAVFRSSPQEIINGYTYSQIIIYSVLSGVVSKLVSAGFEGEIANDIKTGGLSKFIAQPIHYFSYRICNFFGGKTVQIGVVLVLFVILMIVFTQIWGFQLRGVQIVMFLVSILFGLLINFLLFYSISALAFIITEVWGVYIAFNQGVYLLSGAIFPLNIFGDTFARISSYLPFQYVVFFPVNIINGSMAIHEIVRGLLLQAVWVIVLMMISKLSWDSGMRKYVAVGG, from the coding sequence ATGAAAGCCTTACAGAAGTATAAAAGGACGTACATCCTTGCGCTTCAGAATGCGATGGAGTATCGGACTGATTTCTTTATGAGTATCATCAGCGGCGGCTTCATCATTCTCGTCCAATGCTTCCTCTGGACGGCCGTGTTTCGCAGTTCGCCGCAAGAGATTATTAATGGCTATACTTATTCACAGATCATCATTTATTCCGTGTTGTCCGGCGTCGTCTCCAAGCTGGTTTCTGCCGGCTTCGAAGGGGAAATCGCGAATGATATCAAGACGGGTGGACTGAGCAAATTTATCGCTCAGCCCATTCATTATTTCAGCTATCGGATATGCAATTTTTTCGGTGGGAAAACGGTTCAGATCGGGGTCGTCCTTGTCTTATTCGTCATACTGATGATCGTTTTTACTCAGATTTGGGGGTTTCAGCTTAGAGGGGTGCAGATCGTTATGTTCCTGGTCAGCATTCTGTTCGGACTGCTCATCAACTTCCTGCTTTTTTATTCGATTAGTGCTCTCGCGTTCATCATTACCGAGGTTTGGGGCGTTTATATCGCGTTCAATCAAGGCGTCTATCTGCTAAGTGGTGCCATCTTTCCGCTTAATATTTTCGGAGATACGTTTGCCAGAATCTCCAGCTATTTACCGTTTCAATATGTCGTATTCTTCCCGGTTAACATCATCAATGGGAGCATGGCGATTCATGAAATCGTGCGCGGACTCCTCTTACAAGCGGTCTGGGTAATTGTGCTTATGATGATTTCGAAGTTGTCGTGGGATTCCGGGATGAGGAAATATGTAGCCGTTGGAGGTTAG
- a CDS encoding TetR/AcrR family transcriptional regulator: MKKQPEITDKTRQTFINVFCDLYSQKPIEKISIQEIANQSGYNRSTFYQYFTDIYELLDCVEERILKSIKEEMAGREFSTHTIQDALQCLENAEEISVLKAILGDYGSVHFVERLKREIPFERLIVDFPTDDVLAPYIIEFYISTLISMFRLWIRNDKDLSSEELIKLIDSLFSKGITPYHIFGTVNPQRSGV, from the coding sequence ATGAAAAAGCAACCTGAAATTACGGACAAAACAAGGCAGACATTCATAAATGTATTCTGCGATTTATATAGCCAAAAACCCATCGAAAAAATATCTATTCAAGAGATTGCTAACCAATCAGGATATAATCGGAGTACATTTTATCAATACTTTACAGATATCTATGAGTTGTTGGACTGCGTTGAGGAGCGTATTTTGAAATCTATTAAGGAGGAAATGGCAGGCAGAGAGTTTTCTACACATACTATTCAAGATGCACTTCAATGCTTAGAAAATGCAGAGGAGATTTCAGTTCTTAAAGCTATATTGGGCGACTATGGTTCTGTTCATTTTGTGGAACGCTTGAAAAGAGAAATTCCCTTTGAGCGATTGATTGTGGATTTTCCAACAGATGATGTCTTGGCACCATATATCATTGAGTTTTACATTTCAACATTAATATCTATGTTTCGTCTTTGGATACGCAACGACAAAGATCTATCGTCGGAGGAATTGATCAAACTGATCGATAGTCTATTTTCAAAGGGGATAACACCGTATCATATCTTTGGCACGGTCAATCCGCAGCGTTCTGGAGTGTAG
- a CDS encoding UDP-glucuronosyltransferase has product MGERKVTILCSGFGLGFYIPGLLAASDFEKRDIATEVLVFESYLEQDKMDHIVDSRKAYHNNFALANLSARMPMDIRGSIDYAQVELLLEAWKAEERYEFISLSGHWIYILDLYREKMLPNQIHVDLLYVDSDLAPSWKSLKKFHPSYDEYYYNACLYDTDKMEIRCEIPVLHRTALPFDSRKRRLVVHGGGWGMGTYQSTIPELASHNYGLDIVAYDWKEAKPDPDHRYWMNDPEWCAWVKSANGLHEFPPYIEITGEDTKSYAAEVDHHWLFDIASEAMAIVAKPGAGTLIDSLASETPLILLEPFGSHELSNLELWESLGFGIRYEKWREMDFSVEVLREMHQAIMNRPGERTNYVDHYCARVALTKG; this is encoded by the coding sequence ATGGGTGAGCGGAAAGTGACGATTCTATGCTCGGGTTTCGGTCTGGGTTTCTATATTCCCGGCCTGTTAGCTGCAAGTGATTTCGAGAAAAGGGATATCGCGACGGAAGTGCTCGTGTTCGAAAGCTATTTGGAGCAAGACAAGATGGATCATATTGTAGACAGCAGAAAGGCTTACCACAATAATTTCGCACTTGCCAATTTATCGGCCCGAATGCCGATGGATATCCGGGGCAGCATTGATTATGCCCAGGTCGAGCTATTGCTGGAGGCGTGGAAAGCGGAAGAGCGGTACGAATTCATATCGTTATCCGGACACTGGATCTATATTCTGGATTTGTATAGGGAGAAGATGCTGCCGAATCAAATTCATGTAGACCTGCTCTACGTCGATTCAGATCTGGCCCCGTCTTGGAAGAGCTTGAAGAAGTTTCATCCTAGCTATGACGAGTATTATTACAATGCTTGTCTCTATGACACCGACAAGATGGAAATTCGATGCGAAATCCCGGTTCTTCATCGTACGGCACTGCCCTTCGACTCAAGGAAGCGGCGGCTTGTTGTTCATGGCGGCGGCTGGGGGATGGGCACTTATCAAAGTACAATTCCAGAGCTTGCCTCCCATAACTATGGGCTTGATATCGTAGCTTACGATTGGAAGGAAGCGAAGCCCGATCCTGATCACCGATATTGGATGAATGATCCGGAATGGTGTGCATGGGTGAAGAGTGCGAACGGCCTGCACGAGTTTCCGCCATACATCGAAATAACGGGAGAAGACACGAAGTCATACGCCGCTGAGGTTGATCATCATTGGTTATTCGATATCGCTTCGGAGGCGATGGCTATCGTGGCCAAGCCGGGAGCGGGCACATTAATCGACTCGCTTGCATCCGAAACCCCTCTTATTCTGCTGGAGCCGTTCGGAAGTCACGAGCTTAGCAATTTGGAATTGTGGGAATCACTGGGTTTCGGAATACGCTACGAGAAGTGGCGGGAGATGGATTTTTCCGTAGAGGTCCTTAGGGAGATGCATCAAGCGATCATGAACAGACCCGGAGAACGGACGAATTATGTGGATCATTATTGTGCGAGAGTCGCGTTAACGAAGGGGTAA
- a CDS encoding ABC transporter ATP-binding protein — protein MSIIQVERLSKSFNYYEKELGFKKSLKNLVKRKSLIKEAVSEISLVIEQGEMVGFLGPNGSGKTTTLKMLSGILYPTSGQATVLGYVPWERKKEFKMQFSIVMGQKSQLWWDLPANESLYLNKCIYEVEDKPYNLVLDELTEMLDVKDLLNIQVRRLSLGERMKMELIASLIHRPKVIFLDEPTIGLDLISQKRIREFLKYYNQQTKATVILTSHYMADIEDLCKRTIIINQGKIVYDGDLRRVNELFHAKKIIKLQFTDEVPRQALSDYGAIMQHDGMNAVMEIDKHDLQRLSKMMLDRFPILDFTVEDIPVERGIESLYQKDGVRHESLTEV, from the coding sequence GTGAGCATTATCCAAGTGGAACGCTTATCCAAAAGCTTCAATTACTACGAAAAAGAATTGGGGTTCAAAAAATCGCTAAAAAATTTAGTGAAGCGGAAATCACTGATCAAAGAAGCGGTTAGCGAGATATCACTTGTAATCGAGCAAGGCGAGATGGTCGGGTTCTTAGGCCCGAACGGTTCCGGCAAAACAACTACGCTTAAGATGCTGTCCGGCATCTTGTATCCGACAAGCGGGCAAGCGACGGTATTAGGCTATGTCCCTTGGGAGCGAAAAAAAGAATTCAAGATGCAGTTCTCGATCGTGATGGGGCAGAAATCGCAGTTGTGGTGGGATTTACCGGCGAACGAATCGTTGTACCTGAACAAATGCATTTATGAGGTCGAGGATAAGCCCTACAACCTTGTCCTGGATGAGCTTACGGAGATGCTTGATGTTAAAGATCTGCTCAATATTCAGGTACGTAGGCTTTCGCTGGGGGAACGGATGAAGATGGAGTTAATTGCGTCGCTCATCCACCGGCCTAAGGTGATTTTTCTGGATGAGCCTACAATCGGACTCGATCTGATTTCGCAGAAGCGCATTCGGGAGTTCCTGAAGTATTATAACCAGCAGACGAAAGCAACGGTCATTCTGACAAGCCACTATATGGCGGATATTGAGGATTTATGCAAACGAACAATCATCATCAATCAAGGGAAGATCGTATACGACGGCGATCTTCGGCGTGTGAACGAGCTGTTTCATGCAAAAAAGATCATCAAGCTGCAATTTACGGACGAAGTGCCGAGGCAAGCGCTAAGCGACTATGGCGCTATCATGCAACATGACGGCATGAATGCCGTCATGGAGATCGATAAGCATGACCTCCAGCGGCTTTCCAAGATGATGCTGGACCGGTTCCCGATCCTTGATTTCACAGTTGAAGATATACCTGTCGAGCGAGGCATCGAAAGCTTGTATCAGAAAGATGGGGTCAGACATGAAAGCCTTACAGAAGTATAA